Genomic window (Vibrio coralliirubri):
CAACTATGGATACGAAGATTCATTTATCAAGCTCAGTGAGATTAGCGCTTCGCTGGTAGATGCGACAGATGGTTCTGAGACCTTAACTGTAGAGTTGGATGGTCTTCCTGTTGGTTCAGTGTTGATTGACGGTACAGGGCAGGATGCGAATATGCATATTGTCACTGAAGCGAATAAAAACGCTAAAATTGATGTAACTGGTTGGGATCTAGCAGAACTTCAGATCAAGGTATTAGACCCTAGTACCTTTGACATTAAGGTCATCGCAACTGCGACAGAGGCGGACACCAACAAGGATGATGATGTTCACGGAGAGCACGGTGATCTTGGTGGTAAACTGGCTAATGCGTCTGAAGCAACAATTAATATTACAGTCCTTGAACGCCCTGTCGACACTAATGAACGTCCAATTGCTAATGACTTTACTATTTCTTCGGATACGAATGTTGCGAATGTTAACTTTGCGCCTAACGCGATTGATAAAGAAGATGATAGAGACAATAAGAATACGTCAGTACGAATTGAAGAGTTGCCAGAGTATGGCAAGCTTTATCTAATTGATGATGACGGAAAGATTGTTGAAGGCCCGCTTGAAGTTGGAAGTGAAGTTCTTGATAGTGGTAAAGTTGTCTATGTTGCTGACGGTACCAACACTACGACGTTCAACAGCGACTTTACGGTTGGCAACTTTGCTGAAGAGCATGGTCTTAATCTCGAAAATAAAGATGATGGTGTAGATAAGCTAGAGCTTGATGGTGTAACCCTCTCCGGCGGCACATTTGAAAATGGTCAATTTGCGGGTGACGGAGCAACGATTAAGTACGATCACAACAATAACCAGAAAGGTCTATTTGTTAGTACTACTCATGACAGCGGCACTGGTAAAGAAACTCAGATTGGTGAGTATGTTTCTATCGCCTCAAACGAAGGGGATATTTCTTCAGCTAAAGTGTCTTTTGCTAGTCTTGATGGCTTGTTCAATAATGGACATGCTCAAATTGTCGCTTACCTTTTCCGGGATGGTAAGCAGGTAGATGTAATTGAACCGATTCAGATTGTCATTTCGAGTAAACATGACGGTTACTCTGTCATTAACTCTAACAATACCGTATTTGATGAGATTCGTTTAGTTGGCGTTAATACTTCGAACAAAGGCAAAGGAGCGGGTTTCAACGTTGCTGAAGTTGACGTTGATGTCGTCGGCGTTACTGATCTACAAGATGAGTTTACGTACTCTGCAAAAGATTCTGATAATCAGCTAAGTTTAGAACCTGGTACCGTTACCATTGAGGCTAAAAATACAATCCACTCCCCAACGAGCGGTATTGATAGTGTTACAGTCCAAGGTGGCAATACATTAAACTGGCCAAGCTCAGCTGCAGTAATAAATTCACTCATTACTTATCATCAATCAGAGTATGACGACGTCGGTGGAGCACAAATTGATGTAGGGATTGGGGCTGATTTTGTCAACCTTGGTTCGGGGTCAGATACTATCTTTATGGGAGATAGTATTTCGCCAACTCAAGACCTTAATGTGCTACCAAATGACTTCGATTCTAGAATAGAACAGTTTTCTAAGTTAGAAGTTTCAGAGTTCACCTATGGTGACGAAAACAATGGAATGAAGGGTTTTGAGGACACACCTCCAGGCCTTGATGTAGCAAATGGTGGTGGAGGTAACGACAGGATCTATGGTGAAGAAGGTCAAGACATTATCTTCGGTGGAACCGGCAATGACGTTCTACATGGTGGCACTGGTAACGACGCTGTCCGTGGCGGCTCTGGCAATGACACGATAATTGGTGGTCATGGTAACGATATCCTTGTTGGAGATGATGGTGCCGACCTGTTCCAATGGGTTGACCAACCGTTCCAAGACGATGTTGATACAATTACAGACTTTGATCTAGGTGAAGACCATCTTGATATCTCTCAATTATTGCCAATGGAAAACTCAATGTCTGATCTTCTTGAACATATCACTATTGAGAAGGTCGATAACGGCGGTGGTGATAAAGATTTGGTTATCACTATCTCTGAAGACGCAACTAATAGCGGTCAAACACAAACTATCATTCTTGATAACACGGGGAACCAGTTTGATTCAGTGAACGCTCAAGGTGATGGTCGTGTAATAAGTAGTGACCTGAGTAATTTGGTGAATCAGTTATTCGTCAACTTACCAGACTAAAAAAAGGGCCAAAAGGCCCTTTTTAATGTGTCTGTTTTGTTATATTGTACCGTCCTAAATATGGTTGACACATTTCCAACATGAAATTGGAGAGTGTCATGAAAACAACAAGTAGACGTACTCAACGAGATTATTCTCTTGCCTTTAAATTGGCAGTCGTAAGCCAAGTTGAAAAAGGCGAAATGACTTATAAGCAAGCTCAAGAACGTTATGGGATCCAAGGTCGCTCTACCGTTTTAGTTTGGCTTCGCAAACATGGTCAACTAGATTGGTCTAAAGGAATAGAACAATCGAGAGCGTTAGGAGCGACTATGTCAAACTCTTCCTCAACTCAAACCCCAGAGCAACGAATCAAAGAACTCGAGCAGCAATTAGAAGAGACTCAGATCAAAGCAGAGTTCTTTGAAGCGGTTGTAAAAGTCATGGATCGAGATTTCGGTGTCCGAATCTCAAAGAAGCGCAAGGCCGAGTTATTAAGGAAAAAACGGTCAGAAAGTTGACCGTCACTAAAGCTTGTCACTTCATAGGTATTACACGACAAGCTTTCTACAAGCGCTGTGTTGCAGAAATTCATCAGACAAAGAAAGATGAATCAGTACTCGGTTTTGTGAAAGAGCAAAGGATGATGCACCCTCGTATAGGGACTCGTAAGATCAAGTATTTACTTGCTCAGAACGATATTAAAATCGGGCGAGACCGCTTATTCTCTCTGCTGAGAATGAATCGATTATTAGTGCAGAATCGAAGGGCTTATCATCGAACCACAAATAGTAATCATCGCTTTTACTGCCATCCGAATCGTGTCAAAGAAGGCTTAATACCTGAAAGACCAGAGCAATTATGGGTTGCCGATATTACTTATCTAACAACGCGGCGTGGTTGTACTTATCTCAGTTTAGTGACGGACGCTTACTCAAGAAAAATCGTGGGCTATCACATAGGTGATGATATGAAAGCTCGCAGGGTCAAGCAGGCCTTTTTAAACGCGTTGAAAGAACGGAAGAATACAGGTGAGCTTGTACATCACTCAGATCGAGGTGTTCAGTACTGCTCTGTTGAATACCAAGAGTTGCATCGACAGTATGATGTATCTTGCTCAATGACTGATGGCTATGACTGTTATCAGAATGCGTTGGCAGAGAGGATCAACGGAATACTGAAGATGGAGTATCTGTTGAATAAGCCTAATGATTTAGATGAAGCAAAGAAAATGGTCGCCGAATCAGTAAAAATCTATAATGAATATAGGCCTCACACAGCTCTAAAATACAAAACGCCCGATGAAGTACATCGAGCGTTTTAGTCAATCAAGTGTCAACCCATATCAGGACGGGTCATATAAAATAGAGTCTAAAGCTCAAGGCTTAAAGAACCTTACAAGCAAAACCTTTCAGGTAGAAACCTTCTGGGTAGGCTGTGTCTGTTAGGTGGTCGGCTGCTTGCTCGAAGCGTTCTACGAACTTAACAGTGCGGCCTGCATCTAATGCTGCATCAGCAATGATTTTTTGGAACAAATCAGTACCCATTAAGCCAGAGCAAGAGTAGGTGAGTAGAGTGCCACCTGGTTTCAGGATTTGCATCGCAAGCATGTTAACGTCTTTGTAGCCGTTAGCGCCTGAAGTTAGGTTATTCTTGCTTGAAACAAACTTTGGTGGATCCATGATCACTACGTCAAACTTAGTGCCTTGGTCACGGTATTCACGAAGCAGTTTGAAAACGTCAGCGTTTAGGAATACAGCGCGCTTTTTCGAGATATCAAACTCGTTAAGTTCAGCGTTGAATTTAGCTGTATCAAGAGCTAGTTGAGATACGTCAGCGTTGATAACACGCTTCGCGTCGCCTTTAAGCGCGTACAGGCCAAAACCACCTGTGTATGAGAAGCAGTTAAGGACATCTTTTCCTTTGACGTACTTCATAGATTCTTTGCGGCTATCACGTTGGTCCATGTAGAAGCCCGTTTTGTGGCCTTCCATAATGTTCACGCTGATCTTAACGCCGTTTTCTTCAATCACGATAGACTTCGGTGGTTCTTCACCATAAAGAACGCCGACAACTTGTTCTAGGCCCTCTTTTTTACGAACTGCCACGTCTGAACGCTCGTAGATGTTGCAGTCAGGGAAGCACTCGATTAACGCTTCTACCAATACGCTTTTGTTAAATTCAGCGCCAGCACTTAGCAGTTGGCAAACAAGGAAGTCTTGATATTTGTCGATTGTGATACCAGGCAAGCCATCAGACTCTGCGGCCGTTAGGCGGTAGCCCGTTAGGCCATCACGCTCAATGATATCTTCACGTAAAGACTGTGCGTCTTGAATTCGTTTTACGAAGAACGCCTTGTTGATCTCTTCTTTTTCAAATGTCCAAACACGAGCTCGAATTTGAGATTCTGGTGAGTAAGCCGCTTTTGCAAGCCACTGACCATTTTGAGCATATACGTCTACAGTTTCACCTTGTTTTGGTTCGCCTTCGACCTTATCGATACCGCGTGAAAATACCCAAGGGTGTTTGCGGCGTAGTGATTTATCTCGGCCTTTAGCTAGATGAATTGAAGGAGTCATAATTTACTCTGTTTGTTGAATTTGAAGGAGGGGTATTGTCGGGGAAGTACAGGTGAAAAGCAAATAAGAAAGGGCTGCCAAAGCAGCCCTAGTAATGATTAATCAACACATTGTGGTTGGAGAGCTGTATTAAGCTTTAAGACCGGTCAGCAAACCTTCCATCGTATCGCTTTGTTTACGAAGTTGGTCAACATTGGAATTACTCTTACTGATCATCTCGCAGATACTGTCTGACTGATGACGAATCTCTTCAACACTCTGTGCAATGTTGTCAGCGACTACGCCTTGTTCTTCAGCCGCGGTAGCAATTTGAGTGCTGCTATCTGAAATAGACTGGTTTTTTTCCGCTAATGAACCGATCTCGACGTTCACTTCTGACATCAGTGTTTGGCCTTCGTTAGCATTGTTCACCGTGACTTCCATCAGCTTGGTCAGTGATTGACTGTTACGTTG
Coding sequences:
- a CDS encoding IS3 family transposase (programmed frameshift) encodes the protein MKTTSRRTQRDYSLAFKLAVVSQVEKGEMTYKQAQERYGIQGRSTVLVWLRKHGQLDWSKGIEQSRALGATMSNSSSTQTPEQRIKELEQQLEETQIKAEFFEAVVKVMDRDFGVRISKKRKAELLRKKPVRKLTVTKACHFIGITRQAFYKRCVAEIHQTKKDESVLGFVKEQRMMHPRIGTRKIKYLLAQNDIKIGRDRLFSLLRMNRLLVQNRRAYHRTTNSNHRFYCHPNRVKEGLIPERPEQLWVADITYLTTRRGCTYLSLVTDAYSRKIVGYHIGDDMKARRVKQAFLNALKERKNTGELVHHSDRGVQYCSVEYQELHRQYDVSCSMTDGYDCYQNALAERINGILKMEYLLNKPNDLDEAKKMVAESVKIYNEYRPHTALKYKTPDEVHRAF
- a CDS encoding class I SAM-dependent methyltransferase, whose product is MTPSIHLAKGRDKSLRRKHPWVFSRGIDKVEGEPKQGETVDVYAQNGQWLAKAAYSPESQIRARVWTFEKEEINKAFFVKRIQDAQSLREDIIERDGLTGYRLTAAESDGLPGITIDKYQDFLVCQLLSAGAEFNKSVLVEALIECFPDCNIYERSDVAVRKKEGLEQVVGVLYGEEPPKSIVIEENGVKISVNIMEGHKTGFYMDQRDSRKESMKYVKGKDVLNCFSYTGGFGLYALKGDAKRVINADVSQLALDTAKFNAELNEFDISKKRAVFLNADVFKLLREYRDQGTKFDVVIMDPPKFVSSKNNLTSGANGYKDVNMLAMQILKPGGTLLTYSCSGLMGTDLFQKIIADAALDAGRTVKFVERFEQAADHLTDTAYPEGFYLKGFACKVL